The following are encoded together in the Miscanthus floridulus cultivar M001 unplaced genomic scaffold, ASM1932011v1 fs_177_1_2, whole genome shotgun sequence genome:
- the LOC136530693 gene encoding MAP3K epsilon protein kinase 1-like gives MNFVMSDSPLRQYALPLLCDMAHASRNSREQLRVHGGLDVYLNLLEDDAWACTALDSIAVCLAHDNDHRKVEQALLKKEAIQKLVKFFQDCPEQYFVHTLDAFLKIITKSSRLNTAMATNGLTTLLIARLDHREAIARLTLLKLIKVVYEHHPRPKQLIVENDLPQKLQNLIEERRDGQRGGQQVLVKQMATSLLKALHINTVL, from the exons ATGAATTTTGTCATGTCAGACTCACCTCTGAGGCAATATGCCCTGCCTTTGCTGTGTGATATGGCTCATGCTTCTCGCAACTCCAGAGAGCAGTTGAGGGTTCATGGAGGGTTAGATGTGTACTTAAATCTGTTGGAGGATGATGCATGGGCATGCACGGCATTAGATTCTATTGCTGTTTGTTTGGCTCATGATAATGATCACAGAAAAGTAGAACAGGCACTGTTGAAAAAAGAGGCCATTCAGAAATTAGTGAAGTTCTTCCAAGACTGCCCAGAACAGTATTTTGTCCATACATTGGACGCTTTCTTGAAGATAATCAC GAAATCTTCTAGGCTAAATACAGCAATGGCCACCAATGGTTTGACAACATTGCTCATTGCAAGACTTGACCATCGAGAAGCTATTGCCCGCTTGACTCTGCTGAAACTCATAAAG GTTGTCTATGAGCACCATCCTCGACCAAAGCAGCTCATAGTAGAGAATGACCTCCCTCAGAAGCTGCAGAACCTCATTGAAGAACGCAGGGATGGACAACGGGGCGGCCAACAGGTGTTGGTCAAACAAATGGCCACCTCATTGCTGAAAGCGCTGCACATCAATACAGTATTGTGA